The Pseudomonadota bacterium genomic sequence CTGACGGCAGCCCCCACATTGTAGGGATATTTTGGCCGAATGAGGGCAATAGCTGGTGGTTTGCCTTCGGGGGACTTATTCTTACCATAGATAGCCGATATTGGTTCCATGCTCCCATTATACTCCAGAATGGGAGGATGTAAACTATGGAGAGAAACCGATGGTCATTTTATTAGCATCGGTTGTGGAGAATTCCATATCACTCACCCATTCACATTTTCGTTCACGTCCGCTCCACCAGACGACATGATATTGGACAGATTTTTCGATCCAGACGCCGATAATGATAGCCGGGATTTCATCGCCCAGCATAATTTTTGTTCCGATTGGAAATACTTCTATTTTGTCCATAATCACAAGCGAAGAAAGTCAGGGTAAAAACACCAAGGAAGAAGGTTGGGAGGCAACAATTAAAGAAGCCTATCCAGCAAACGAATGTGCTTATTATTATTGGGATAATTTTAAGCATTATTTTTTGCCAAATTTAGCTTCATTCCAGACTTCGATATAAAACTCTTCCCATGTTGATCTATCTTTGGCAACCAGGAATGGGTCACGTTTTCTTTTGATAACTTCCAATTCATCGATAAAGAAACTAACTTTATCTCCACATGCTTTTTTCAGATCAAGAGCAGTTTGTAGGGCGAATTCAGGGATGGGTTTAGAATATTCATCGAGACTAATTTTTCGCCAGCGAATATCATAAGCATTTACATTTTCTGTGCAATTGACAAAGACAATCAATGCAATAAAGCCAGTGACAGCAGTAATGAGTGCATACCATCCGGCACAAAGTCCGAATAGGGTGCATCCATAGTACCAACAAATTAGTGAAGTGATTGGCCCGCCGATCATCCAAGAGAGAATGGATACTATTCCGAGGGTGAAAAAGAATGTAACGGGGTGTTTAAATCCTTCGGTGATTCTTTTGCGGCGTTTGTATTTTGCCACTGATTTATCGGAGAAGGGTTGAATATCCAATTTTTTGAGGGCTTCGGCAAGAATGTGTGGATTTTCGCCTTTAAGGGTACTCAAAAGTGTGTGGTATCCCAACCGATCACAACATTCTTTGGCGAATGCAATATCATCGGCATTGGGCTCTGGTTTTGCTTCAACAACAGCGGGTTCTCTTACTAGAGTGGGCATGATTTCTCCTATTTAGTTTGTGGTTTAACGGGTGCTTTCCAACCTGTGGTATATTTGTCGATTTCTATTTTTTCCCAATCTTTGCTTCGTTCCAATCCGAGAGCGAAGAGGATTTGGTCAGTATCTTCTCTGTGAAAGGCATTCAATCTACATAGCACGGTTGTAGTGGTTCGGAGAAAGGCATTTCGTTGTGTTTGAGTTCGCCCGAATACTACAACTTCCATTCTTCTCTGTCTCTTTCCCTTGTAGGCAGCTTAAAAGGGGGAGGAGGAGCTTCATTATAGGGTTCGCCAATCATCCAATCAATGAATGCATCAAATTTAATAGCAAATTGGCTACGTGGTCGTGGTTCTGGGAAGGGGGTTTTATCTTTTTTCCATCGTTGCCAATCTTTCTCAAAGTTTTCGGCATCTGCTTTATCGGAGCAGTTGCCGAAACAGGCCAGAGAAACGATAACAAACAAAACGATGATGGCGATGATGATGCTCATTTACTAAATCCTTTAAAGCCACATGCTTTACAGGCATAGTGGATGGGAATGCCGACATAGAAGGCGACAGCGAAGATCATTGAAATAACTCCCACCATGCAACCAATCATAAACATACTAGAATCAGGGGATGGCCCATTAAAGCTAGATGGCAAGTTCCACAACCAGGGGAAAATTTGGTAGACTGTGATGAAGCCATTTCCGAAATTAACGGCTGGAATTGGGGAGCATGGCGTATCATTTGTATCGACTTCTGCGGTAGGCAAGGCAAAGAAGATACGAATTGGTCTGTTCAAACTGATGCTAGCAAAAGCAAGCATTAGAACGGTGAGCATAAAGTATTGTGACCAATGCTTTTTCATATCAATTCCTTTTCCGTATCGGAATAAAGTGTAACTTCCCCTTTTAGATCAGCGATGCCGGTCGTACCTCTGCCGCATTGATGCCAAGTGGTCATGTCAGAAAGCTTACTCTCATCTACGTCAATCTTTTTTGCGAAATCCTTGTCGCACAATCGGCAATGATAATGCACATACTTGGCGACTCGTTTAGCGATTTCAATTTTTTCTCGTTTGAAGAATCCCATTATTTTTTGAATTGAATGTGTTTCAATTCTTCCTTGGAGAGTTTGGTTCTGATTTGGTCTTGGATTTCTTTTCGTTTAGCGGCACTTTCGGCTTTGGTGAGTTTCTTTTTTGCCTTGGCTTCTTTGGCTTTTTTTTCTGCCTTTTCTATTTCTTCCACGACCACATCCCGATAGTTTTCCATCCACAGGTATTCGGTGGGGAAGCCTTCATTGAATGGGCAATCATCGACATACGATCTATCGCCTGTAATTTCAATGAATTCTTTATCTGTTTCTGGATCGAATTCGCCGCCGCTTGAGCCATTGCCGTGACCGTAGGACATATCATTACGAAATGCCCACCAATCAAGTTCTATGCCAGCGGCCTCACAAATAAAACGCCAGATTTCATTGGCCTTATCAGTAATCAGGGCAACGATTCTATCATATTCTTTTTTTGTGATTTTATCACTGGAAAGAGATTCAACAAGTTCTTTAGTGATTTTGGCTTTCATTTTGTTTCTTCTGTGATTGCGGCTTCTGCGTCATCGACAATGATAATGGGCGGGCAATTTTCTTCATAGAACATATTGCAAAACTCCCAAATACCAACAAATATATTTTTGACATATCGGAAGAAAGCAGTTACAAAATCTCCGACAGCCACGAAGGGTGGGCAAGTTTTTTCCCAAAGCAAGTTGAGTGGCACAAACTTATAGATCAGCCAACCGACACCACCAACTGTGGCTAGACCGATGGCAACACGGAGCAGGAAGGTGCCCAATCCAGTGAGGCAGCCCAACCAATCGAGAGAAAGAAGTCCGGTGACTACCCAAACAACGCCATTGCCCATCCATTTGCAAGCAGGCCAACCGAATAGATAGGTAATATAAATAACGGCAGCGAACAGGGCGAAGTAAAAAGTATTGAGAATGCCCTTGATGAATATGCGGGAGAAGTTGACCCAGAAAACGATAGTCTTCCGCATTTTTTCTTTGCGTGCTTTTTGAGATTCCAGGGCGATTTTAACCTTGGGGGCGAATTGTTCCCAAATTTTCTTTACTTCTTCTTCTGTGGAAAAACAGATACGATCATCGTCATTGCCGCCGTAATAGCTGTGGCATCGGCTGGTGATGTAATGATAAAAATGACTAAAATCTGTCAAGAAGGCGTCGTTTTCCCTGCCGAATCTGACAAGCAAAGTGGGGATAGAGCGAAGTTCTTTTTGGTGCAATCTTTCTCTATATTTTTCCATTGCCACATCCTCGGGCATGGAGGTTTTTTCTTTCTTGGGCCTTAGTTTTCTATAGAGATTGATTGTTTTCTGGATACCGGCTTTTATGTGTAGGCAAACATGATAGCCGATAACTGCGATTGCCCACACCACTTTGACGAACAGGATAATTGGGGCAAAGAGGATGATTAGGTTAGTTAGGTGAAACAGGGGGCAATAATGGGTATAGAGGTAGTTGGGCAATGGGCTGTGGAGTCTGCCCGCACCATCCTTCCAGATCATCTTCATATCAGTGGCGAAAGCCCAATGGAGCAGTCGATACCTCCAATGGTTGAGGGACATTTTGCGTTCGCCGTGAATGGCTTCAATTATACTTTCGAGCATTTCAAACTCCTTTTTGTCTGATTATGAGGAAGTCAAGAGAAATAGTCAATAGCAGATTTCTGGCTGTTTTACTATGTGTCGTAAGCCAATATGGGTCAAACACATAATGATATTAAACCAAATGCAGTGAACAGAATAAGGACCAGGAATTCCAAGTATTGTGAAAACTGTTGCCAACACGACTGTTGATCCATGATAGCCCAGAGCGGAGGCCAGTGGAGTGTAGCCTTTGCCTATTTTATACAAAATAAAGCATAGCAACAATCCAAAGAGGCTAGAGGCAAGCCAAAGATAGTGGTGACTAATCATGGTGGGTCATAACCTCCGTGTCCAGGGCGGCATCGACAGATACGACAGACGCCTTTCCAACTTCCTTTGATTGCTCCGTATTTTTGAATCGCTTGAATTGTGTAATGGCTACAAGTGGGTGTGAATCGGCAATGTCTACCAATAATGTAATGCAGGGTCATCTGATACAATTGAATTAATTTAATTAGGCAATACGACATCTGCGAATTTCCCTTGCCATCATTAAAATTTCATATTCTGATGGGTCATCACGCCTTGTTGTGTCTGGTTTTTCTTGAAAGCCCGATGGTCTTAGGACTACGCCTTGTTTGAGCAAGGTGGATCGTATTTGTCCTTTGGAACAACCGAGTTGGGTTGCTATCTCTTGCAGGGTTTTGCCTGCTTCGTAATCTTGTTTAGCCAATAATTTTTCATCATCGGTTAGCAAGTTCCACTTAGCCACTCTGTGATCCCCCATCGTGTTTCCTTACGACAAAAGAGAGCCATATTCCTAAGAAAATCATAATTATGC encodes the following:
- the yidD gene encoding membrane protein insertion efficiency factor YidD — translated: MSYCLIKLIQLYQMTLHYIIGRHCRFTPTCSHYTIQAIQKYGAIKGSWKGVCRICRCRPGHGGYDPP